acaatatcagctctggaatgttgctactgtactatttgggtttctgccaggtacttgtgacctggattggccactgtgaggacaagctagatggaccattgtggtctgacccagtgaggctattatTATATCTCTCTGTGCGCATAGAATTTCTATCAATGATCAAATGATCATTGATAGAAATAGAAGGCATTGGTAGGAATATAATTGAAGGGCTGAAGGCGGCATTTGGGAGCTATCAATTTTAAGTATGGAAATTTATAGCCAATTCAATGTTAGTGTTAGGGATGGTACCATGTGAATGGGATCAAACTAGGACTTGAGTTGGATCTTCTGCTTCCCAGGTCAGTTGGGGATGGAAATGTGTAGACAGCAATCAAAGGCATTGGGTGGGGTCGAGAGTCATGGTTATTGCTCAAGGGGAGCATCAGCTGCTGGCTAGATATAGATCCCTGACTTCAGAGTTTCAGTCAAAGCCTTTTCAGATAGCCCCTGGGCAAGAACACTTACTGTTGAGAGATTTAAAGAATGAGGTGGAGGAATTTATAAACTCATTCTTCTCTCTTCCAAGATGGTACAAGACCAGAAAAGACAACTACTCATACCAGATAGGCCAGTCATATAACTACATAAGCTATTTAAACAAATACAAAAAGAATATTTAGAAGCCTAGTCTCCACCTAAAAATAAGCATCTGAATTATATGCGTTAGACCTGATATTCAGCAGAGCGAGTTGTTTAGGTAGGACTGCTTAATATATGATCCTGAACTTAAGCAAatacattaccgtattttcgcggatataacgcgcaccattgtaaaacgcgcacaggggtatagcgcgcagaaatcacgatatgtacaaaaacttttctataccgcgctcacgggtataccgcgcatgctgcccgacgctcctttcgcccgccctgactttccgtgcgctgtcccgactctccgttcaccccccctgacttccgtgcactgtccccccttgaaggtctgtccccatcctgaaagcctgatgccccccccccgacgtccgatacatccctccccccgaaggaccgccgactccccaacaatatcgggccaggagggagcccaaatcctcctggccacggcgaccccctaaccccaccccgcactacattacgggcaggagggatcccaggccctcctgccctcgacgcaaacccccctccccccaacgaccgccccccccaagaacctccgaccgccccccagccgacccgcgacccccctggcgacccccccaccccccttccccgtacctttggtagttgggccagaagggagcccaaaccctcctggccacggcgaccccctaaccccaccccgcactacattacgggcaggagggatcccaggccctcctgccctcgacgcaaacccccctcccccccagccgacccgcgacccccctggccgacccccacgacccccccaccccccttccccgtacctttggaagttggccggacagacgggagccaaacccgcctgtccggcaggcagccaacgaaggaatgaggccggattggcccatccgtcctaaagctccgcctactggtggggcctaaggcgcgtgggccaatcagaataggccctggagccttaggtcccacctgggggcgcggcctgagacacatggtcgggtttggcccatgtgcctcaggccgcgcccccaggtgggacctaaggctccagggcctattctgattggcccacgcgccttaggccccaccagtaggcggagctttaggacggatgggccaatccggcctcattccttcgttggctgcctgccggacaggcgggtttggctcccgtctgtccggccaacttccaaaggtacggggaaggggggtgggggggtcgtgggggtcggccaggggggtcgcgggggggcggtcggaggttctggggggggggcggtcgggggaggggggggggtttgcgtcgagggcaggagggcctgggatccctcctgcccgtaatgtagtgcggggtggggttagggggtcgccgtggccaggagggtttgggctcccttctggcccaactacacaaagtacggggaaggcgggtgggggtgtcgtgggggtcggccaggggggtcgcgggtcggctgggggacgggcggaggttcttgggggggggcggtcgttggggggggggggtttgcgtcgagggcaggagggcctgggatccctcctgcccgtaatgtagtgcggggtggggttagggggtcgccgtggccaggagggtttgggctccctcctggcccgatattgttggggagtcggcggtccttcggggtgagggtgcgagtggtcctgccgggggggggggatgtatcggacgtcggggagtcggccgggcaagagggcttgggctccctcttgctccgatcgtggatgcgggtgcgggtgggagcgcgtgcgagcggtcgttcggggtgggggtgcgagcggtcctgctgggggggtgaatcgggcgtcgggcggggtgggaactatgtttaaaaacttttgtataccgcgctcaggcatataacgcgcgaggggtatgcgcggtacgtaaaatcacgtataacgcgcgcgttatatccgcgaaaatacggtatttaaatTAACACTGCTGCTTATGTAGTTGCCCTAGATTTACAAGCTATACTGAATATCGTATAACATTTTTCATTGAATAATCAAGGACACCTGTAACAATCTAGTTCCTCCAAATTTCCTTCAACCCTCCTCCTGTCATCCTTTTACTTTACACCTGCCATATTTATTGTCAAAGCTGTAATCAAACTTAAACTGGAACTAAAGAAAGCATAGCTCTTAAAAGCTAGTCATATGTATGTTCTTTCCAATACAATATATTACCAAGAACTTGCAGACCTAAATTGACTAAGATGGAAACCACATGTGAAACAGATAAATAGTTATGTTATTTCCATATTTGttcttggtttttgtttttaaaattgtaaaggTGGGCCTGGAGGTATCTGAAACAGATGCCCCAAGGCTTTGTGCTCTTCGGCCAACCTATGGCCTACACTTCACCTACATTCCCAACATCCCACAGGAGATTCCTCCCCTGATGAAATAGTACAACATTTGGGAAAATAGAAGAATAAGGCAACAATtacaacttttctttttttaatataaaaaaaattgagtCTACTCCCCTCCTCACCCCTGTCAAAACAAGCTGCATTAGAAAAATGGTGAGAAGGTTTTTTCCTCTACCAGACTGAAGGACAGGTTCCTCAAATCCTGGTCAGAATTCACTAATTTGTAACCCAGCTGTACCAAGACCTCCTGGCAAGTGTTCTGTATGAATTCAACAATGTCAAAGGAGAGTTTCTGTCTCCAGTTCTTTGCAGTGGCTTCTGAGTTACGTATAGTCCCATACTTATGTTTGTCAAAGGTGGTGTCTGCTCTGGTATTGTTCTCTATCCAGCGCACTATGCTGCTGTCCATAGAGATTCCCAGGAAATTGTAAATTTCCTCCGTTTTTTTTATGGGGTTCCTGGCCATATCTTCATATCTCAATAGTAAGTACTTGCCCTTGAGCCAGGATGGTCGGTTCAGACCAGTGGAGACAGAATTCAGGTAATCCTTGCAGATAGTAAGAAGCTGGTTGGTGTCAAGGTTATAAGGTTTCCTGCCAGTGGCTCTCCAGATCCTCCAAAGCTTGTAGGTATCTTGAAAGGTTTCACTCCTAGAAGCTAAAATACCACGAGGGTCACGCACCAACTGAATGATCTTCAGATTCAACCTGGGGTCTTCCACCAAAGGCCTGAGGTCACTGACCTCAGGAACCCGCACAGTTTTGATGGCcacatgttcatgatctttgcaTGACTCCACAGCCAGAGTTAGATTCAAGGTGCCACATTTTTTAATGCAGTCCACTTCTTCTGGAGGAGTATCATCAGGCTCCAGAGACTCACAAACAGAAGGAGAGCAAAGTGCTTTACTGGCTCCCCGTCGAAACAACCTGTTTGTAGTATGGTTCATTGGCTTGGGTTTGATGTAGTTCTCTAGAAAGTGGAGATCACACTCATAGAGGCTCCTAAGGAGGTCCCGGCCTGCACCCAGCATCATGTGTCTCTCATGGTTGCTCAGGACCATACGCTTATTTTGATGATCAATGCTGCCCTTTGCTTGGGTCTCCCTGTAAATCAAGGCATTCTGAACGTGGTAGAGAGGCTCAAACAAATAGAAGATGTCAAAGTGTTGGTTAAATATTTGACCTACAAAGGAGGAACCACTGCGTGTTGTAGCAAGGATCAGAATGTGTGTCTTTCTGGAGACGTTAGAAACCACTGGGATCTCATCACATGCTCGTTCTGCAAGCGGTGTATCTAAGACTC
This genomic window from Geotrypetes seraphini chromosome 19, aGeoSer1.1, whole genome shotgun sequence contains:
- the CHST1 gene encoding carbohydrate sulfotransferase 1; the encoded protein is MGLPAMKCFWKAIFLLALASIAIHYTAIQSFTAKSSLLCTIPNPLTERVLDTPLAERACDEIPVVSNVSRKTHILILATTRSGSSFVGQIFNQHFDIFYLFEPLYHVQNALIYRETQAKGSIDHQNKRMVLSNHERHMMLGAGRDLLRSLYECDLHFLENYIKPKPMNHTTNRLFRRGASKALCSPSVCESLEPDDTPPEEVDCIKKCGTLNLTLAVESCKDHEHVAIKTVRVPEVSDLRPLVEDPRLNLKIIQLVRDPRGILASRSETFQDTYKLWRIWRATGRKPYNLDTNQLLTICKDYLNSVSTGLNRPSWLKGKYLLLRYEDMARNPIKKTEEIYNFLGISMDSSIVRWIENNTRADTTFDKHKYGTIRNSEATAKNWRQKLSFDIVEFIQNTCQEVLVQLGYKLVNSDQDLRNLSFSLVEEKTFSPFF